One part of the Thermanaerothrix sp. genome encodes these proteins:
- a CDS encoding PRD domain-containing protein: MEARYRRMLKLLAEADDYVPLSVMADRLGCSERTLRNHLKAMDGMLRRDYRLSLDRRPGRGVALVGDEQSRGRLLRDLFAQQNRPLGDLEKAVLLELLDPRGEITVGRLAERLRLSRSTITGVLDRVESWLSQLGLRLSRKPNVGVQVQGDERAKRLAISRLHKLLSSPGPPRGCVHGEGPLHRGELGFLLAKTREVLDDVGIPLAEEALQGLAVHLAVAVKRVRQGCPIKVAPHEVSMVDGRRELTAAMRLMELLQDGLCLKMPHDEAVYLALHIRSSRVLADGYLSSAGDVSEEALGLSAFLVGEFAKRLDSRLGSDERLLADLATHLTSSVNRIRCGFPVVNPILAQIKRTFFYAFEVGLEGALKCGDLMGIRLPEDEVGYVVLHVQAALERLRGLNGGDCRVVVFCPQGIGIMRLMEAKISSAFPGVRVTGAGSLKSLMEEARDPSVVVIGTSPPPLGLGRPYREVTPLLKEGEIRRVEDLIRRESRGEGGRPSRYPFMGSLVREDLLFLNHRGEDRWEVIESLASALSKARLVFPGYPEAVKARERTSSTCIGGGLAIPHGDPLMSKGSAVAVARLVHPVDWEGEEVDLVMMIAGCAGDGQELRRLFGELAALSEDERTLERLKSAGSARDFCGVLKGDLL, from the coding sequence ATGGAGGCAAGGTATCGGAGGATGCTCAAACTGCTTGCCGAGGCGGATGACTACGTGCCCCTGTCGGTTATGGCGGACCGGCTGGGGTGCTCGGAGAGGACCTTGAGGAACCACCTCAAGGCAATGGATGGCATGCTCCGCCGTGACTACCGCCTGTCCTTGGACCGGCGCCCTGGCCGCGGGGTGGCCCTAGTGGGGGATGAGCAGAGCAGGGGGCGCCTTCTGAGGGACCTCTTCGCCCAGCAGAACCGACCCTTGGGAGACCTGGAGAAGGCGGTCTTGCTGGAGCTATTGGATCCCAGGGGTGAGATAACCGTGGGGAGGCTGGCGGAGCGGCTCCGGTTAAGCCGCTCCACCATAACCGGGGTGCTGGATCGGGTGGAGTCCTGGCTGTCCCAGTTGGGGCTTAGGCTTTCCAGAAAGCCCAACGTGGGAGTCCAGGTTCAAGGGGACGAGAGGGCCAAGAGGCTTGCCATCTCAAGGCTTCACAAGCTCCTCTCGTCCCCAGGCCCTCCCCGGGGCTGTGTCCATGGGGAGGGCCCCCTTCACCGGGGTGAGCTGGGTTTCCTGCTCGCCAAGACCAGGGAGGTCCTGGATGACGTGGGTATACCCCTGGCGGAGGAGGCCTTGCAGGGCCTCGCGGTCCACCTGGCGGTGGCGGTCAAAAGGGTGCGGCAGGGATGTCCCATAAAGGTGGCTCCCCATGAGGTGTCCATGGTGGATGGGCGCAGGGAGCTTACCGCCGCCATGCGGCTGATGGAGCTCCTGCAGGATGGACTTTGCCTTAAGATGCCCCACGACGAGGCGGTGTACCTGGCCCTGCACATTAGAAGTTCCAGGGTCCTGGCGGACGGATACCTCTCCTCCGCCGGGGACGTGAGCGAGGAAGCGCTGGGGTTGAGCGCCTTTCTGGTGGGGGAGTTCGCAAAAAGGCTGGATTCAAGGCTTGGGTCCGACGAGAGGCTGCTGGCGGACCTTGCCACGCACCTCACCTCCTCCGTGAACCGGATCCGGTGCGGGTTCCCGGTGGTGAACCCCATACTGGCTCAGATAAAGAGGACCTTCTTCTACGCCTTCGAGGTGGGATTGGAGGGGGCTTTAAAGTGCGGGGACCTGATGGGCATAAGGCTTCCCGAGGATGAGGTGGGGTACGTGGTCCTCCACGTGCAGGCGGCACTGGAGCGGCTTAGGGGGCTAAACGGCGGAGATTGCCGGGTGGTGGTCTTCTGCCCCCAGGGGATAGGTATAATGCGCCTCATGGAGGCCAAGATATCGTCCGCGTTCCCGGGGGTCAGGGTCACGGGGGCAGGGTCATTGAAGAGTCTCATGGAGGAGGCAAGGGATCCCTCCGTGGTGGTCATAGGCACATCTCCTCCCCCCTTGGGTCTTGGTAGGCCCTATCGGGAGGTGACCCCCCTCCTCAAGGAGGGGGAGATAAGGCGTGTGGAGGACCTGATCCGCAGGGAGAGCCGGGGTGAGGGAGGCCGTCCCTCCCGATATCCCTTCATGGGCAGCCTAGTGCGGGAGGATCTTCTGTTCCTGAACCACCGAGGGGAGGATCGGTGGGAGGTCATAGAGAGCCTGGCATCGGCCCTATCCAAGGCCCGCCTGGTTTTTCCCGGCTACCCGGAGGCGGTCAAGGCCCGGGAGAGGACCTCCTCTACCTGCATCGGGGGAGGCCTTGCGATACCCCACGGGGATCCCCTCATGTCCAAGGGCAGCGCGGTGGCGGTGGCTAGGCTTGTCCACCCGGTGGACTGGGAGGGCGAGGAGGTCGACTTGGTGATGATGATAGCGGGCTGCGCCGGGGATGGGCAAGAGTTAAGACGCCTCTTCGGGGAGCTGGCGGCCCTGTCGGAGGACGAAAGGACGTTGGAGAGGTTAAAGTCTGCCGGGTCCGCCCGGGATTTCTGCGGTGTTCTTAAGGGGGATTTGCTTTGA